TTACTCGATATATTTTCAAGAGAAATAAATAAGTTCACTATTATAAGTAAAAAGGCTCGCAATTGCGAGCCTTTTTACTAAAATTATTACTAACCGTTAATAATCTTTTCTTGATGATTAATCGACTCTTGGTGAATGGCTTTGAACATTCTTAAAATGAACTCTTCACTTAAACCGTGCTCTTCTCCTTCCAATACCATTTTACCTAAAATCTCATTCCAACGTTTAGATTGTAAAACAGCAACGTTTTTCTTCTTTTTCAATTCGCCAATACCATCAGCTGCTTTCATTCGCTTTCCTAACAAATCGATAATTTGGTTATCAACCACATCAATTTGCGCTCTTAGGTTTTCTAATGCTTTATTGTAAGCGGCTTCAGAATCTGTTTCTTTTCTAATTTTTAAATCTTTCATGATTTGTACCAAACTAGATGGTGTTACTTGCTGCGCAGCATCACTCCAAGCGTTATCTGGATCGTAATGTGTTTCAATCATTAACCCGTCGTAGTTCAAGTCTAAAGCCGTTTGCGACACATCAAAAATCATATCGCGCTTCCCTGTAATATGTGAAGGATCACTAATTAAAGGAATATCTGGAAATTTATTTTGAAACTCAATAGCCAATTGCCATTCTGGGTTGTTTCTGTATTTTGTTTTTTCGTATGTTGAAAACCCTCTGTGGATGGCTCCAATATTTTTAACTCCAGAAGAATAAATTCTTTCAATACCACCCAACCACAATGATAAATCTGGGTTTACTGGATTTTTAATCAAAACTGGTTTATCGGTACCTTCCAATGCATCTGCAATTTCTTGCATAATGAACGGGCTTACTGTTGAACGCGCCCCGATCCACAACATATCAATATCATGTTCTAAAGCCAATTTTACGTGTGCTGCATTAGCTACCTCGGTACACACCTTCATACCAGTTTCGGCTTTTACCTTTTGTAACCATTTTAATCCTAAAGCACCAACGCCTTCAAAATTTCCCGGGCGTGTTCTGGGTTTCCAGATACCCGCTCTAAAATAGTTTACATCGGTATCCTTTAGCTCATGGGCTATTTTTAAAACCTGTTCTTCGGTTTCGGCGCTACATGGCCCTGCAATTACTAAAGGATGATCCAGTTTTAAATCATCCAACCATGCTCTCATTTCTTTTGTGTTTTCCATAATTTTACTCTTAACTAATTCCTTTTAAAATATCTTTTATGTGATTGGTGTTTTTCATTTCATTGAAAATACCGTCAAAATCATTCTGTTTCATCATGTCTTTAAAGTGAGACAAGTTTGAGATGTATTCTTCAAGTGTTTCAATAACATTGGTTTTATTTTGTTCGAAAATGGGTGTCCACATTTCTGGCGAACTTTTTGCCAAACGCACCGTTGATGCAAATCCACTGCCTGCCATGTCAAAAATATCACGCTCATTTTTTTCTTTTTCAATAACCGTTTTACCCAACATAAACGAACTGATATGCGATAAATGCGACACATAGGCAATATGCTTATCGTGTGCCTCGGGATTCATATATCGAATACGCATACCTATATCGGCAAACAACTTCAAGGCTTTTTCTTGCAGTTTGAAGGTTGTTTTTTCCACCTCACAGACAATATTGGTTTTGCCCACAAACAAACCTTCCATAGCAGCACTTGGCCCCGAATGTTCTGTTCCTGCAATAGGATGCATAGCCAAAAAGTTTCTTCGCTTGGGGTGGTTTTCAACTGCTCTACAAATATCTACTTTTGTAGAACCGGCATCAACAACTAAAGCGGTATCGGGTATTTTATCTAATATAGTAGGCAACAGTTTAACCGTGGCATCAACGGGGATGGATACGATTACCAAATCGGCATTTTCTATATCATCTAACGTAGCTTTTTTATCTATTATACTGAGCTCCAAAGCCTTATCGAGTGTGGTTTGCTTTCTACTAACGCCATGAATAACCACACTAGGGTCATTCTTTTTGATGTCAATAGCCAAGCTACCTCCAATTAATCCAACTCCTATGGCGTATATATTTTTCATATTTATTGCAATCTTTCTATGGCTTCTTCTAAAACTTCGGTTGGTGCACAAAGCGAAAACCTAATATAACCTTCTCCTTGGGTTCCAAAAATGGTTCCCGGAGTGATAAAAATGTGATTCTCCTTCAACACCTTATCGATAAACGCTTCGGCCTTTAAATGGGAAGGCAATTTTGCCCATACAAACAATCCGGATGCATTTTTATCGCATGTACAGTTTAGTGCTTCAGCTAATTTCCACACTAATTGCCGCCTCTCCTGATACACATTATTCAATGTAGCAAACCACATACTTGAGCATTTTAAAGCCTCGATAGCCCCTTTTTGGATACCGTAAAACATACCAGAATCCATATTACTTTTCACTTTTAAAATATTTGAAATATGAACGCTATCGCCAACGACCATACCTACACGCCAGCCCGCCATGTTAAAGGTTTTACTTAGCGAATTAAGCTCTAAACAAACCTCTTTAGCACCATCAACGCTCAATAAACTTTTTGGAGCATCGTTTAAAATGAAACTGTACGGATTATCGTTTACAATTAAAATATTGTTTCGCTTCCCGAAAGCTACCAAAGCTTCAAACAACGATTTTGTTGCATTGGCTCCTGTTGGCATGTGCGGATAGTTTACCCACATCAATTTTACCTTGCTCAAATCTTGTTTTTCAATGGCCTCAAAATCGGGTAGCCAATTATTGGCTTCATCCAGTTCGTAAAGCACCCCTTTAGCACCAACCAATTTGGTAACCGATTGGTAAGTTGGGTACCCTGGATTTGGAATCAACACCTCGTCGCCCTCGTTTAAATAGGCCATAGAAATGTGCATAATGCCTTCCTTACTTCCCATTAATGGTAAAATCTCGGAGCTGGGACTTAAGTTTACCGAAAAATTCGATTTATAAAACTTAGCCATCGCCTCTCGCAATTCTGGCAAGCCTTGATAGCTTTGGTATTTATGGGCCCCTGGATTATTGAAACTTTCCAAAATAGCATCTATAACCTTCTTTGGAGGCTGCATATCTGGGCTCCCAATACCCAAATTAATTACGGGCTTGCCGTTGGCTATCAACAAGTTTACTTCTCTTAATTTTTTTGAAAAGTAATATTCTTCAACGGTTTGTAACCTTTTTGCTACCTCTATCATAACTTGGCATTTTTATATTCCCCTAAAATTTTAAAGCCATCAGCCATTATATCTATTAACGATTTTGCTTTTTTAAAATCGTCGTAAGTTTCGAACGTTACATCAACAAAAAAGGCATATTTCCATGGCTTTTCAACAATGGGCAATGATTGTATTTTTGTTAAGTTTAACCTGCAATCACTCATTACGTTTAATATAGTTGCCAAACTGCCGCGTTTGTGGTTGGCTTCAAACTTAACCGAAGCCTTGTTAATTTCACTTTCTGGAACTTCAGAATTAACACGCTTTACAATAACAAAACGCGTTTCGTTGTGTTTTATGGTTTGTATGCTATGGGCCAAAACATCCAACTGAAAAATCTCGGCGGCCGTCGTACTGGCAATGGCTCCTATCCCTTTTAATTCTTGGTTTCGGATGCGCTCGGCAACTTCGGCCGTATCTTTATCTTCAACCAATTTTATGTGCGGATATTGTTTAAAAAACTCTTTACACTGCAACAAGGCCATGGGGTGCGAGTATACTTCTTTAATGTCTTCAATCTTTTGACCGGGCCACACCATTAAATTGTGCTGAATATCCAAATAATGCTCGCCAACAATATGTAACTTATACTTATCAATTAAAGCATAGTTTGGAATAATAGAACCTGCGATAGAGTTTTCGAGAGCCATAATAGCCGCATCACACTCTTTGGTGATAAGCGCATCGACCACCCTATCGAAAGTTAAGCAATCGATACAGTCTACAGGATTTTCAAAAAATTGCTGCGACACAATATGATGAAAAGACCCCTTGATTCCTTGTATGGCCACCGTTTTAATCACCGTATTACTTTATTTTAATTAATGTTCAATTTTAAATGTTTTTCAACCAATTCTTGACAAAAAAAAGTCCCGATTTTCATCGAGACTCATATTGAAATTTATGTTTATAAATTATACATACAACGCCTCGTTTCTTCCGCTAAAAAAGAAATAGTTGTTAAAATATGTATAATATACTGTTGCTGTCATAATTACGGCGCTAAAGTAAATATTATTTTAAGAAATAAAAACACATTAAAATCTTTTTTGTTATTTTTTGCAAAGATTTAAAGATTTTTAAGCAAATGCTACTTTGCATTAGATAATCATTATTTTTGAAGAAACAATTTTAAATATGTCTATTGAAGTTCAAGGTGTTTCTAAAACTTATGGTAATCAAAAAGCGTTAAACAACGTGTCTTTTAAGGTTAAAAAACCGGAAATTGTTGGTTTTTTGGGCCCTAACGGTGCTGGAAAATCGACTATGATGAAAATTTTGACCACTTACCTAAATGCTGATGACGGAGATACACAAGTAAATAGTTACAATGTTAACAATAATGCCAAGCAAGTGCAGCAAAGTGTTGGTTACCTTCCAGAACACAATCCGCTATACTTAGATTTATACATTAAAGAATATTTGGCATTTAATGCCAGTATATATGGTGTTGACAAAAAGCGCATCAAAGAAGTGATTGAACTTACTGGGTTAACGCCCGAAGCGCATAAAAAAATTGGGCAACTCTCTAAAGGGTATCGCCAACGTGTTGGATTGGCCAATGCGCTTTTGCACGACCCCGAAGTTTTAATTTTAGACGAGCCCACAACAGGTTTAGACCCCAATCAGCTTATTGACATAAGAAACCTGATAAAATCCATAGGACAAAAAAAAACCGTTTTTCTCTCCACACACATTATGCAGGAAGTTGAAGCGATGTGCGACCGTGTTATCATCATCAACAAAGGTGAAATTGTGGCCGATAAAAAACTAAAAGATTTGCGGGATGAAAAAGAACAAGTAGTTATTGTAGAATTTGATTACCGCGTGGAAGATGCCTTTTTGCTAAAGCTGCCTAAAGTAAAAAGCGTTGCCAATACACATGGGTTTATTTACGAAATAACTTTTAAAACATCTGAAGACATGCGCTCCCATGTTTTCGATTTTGCTCATGACAACCAGTTGAAGATACTTCAGCTCAATCAAAAAAACGCAAGTCTGGAGTCGCTTTTCAAAGATTTAACATCCAATTAATCAAAATAAGCCTCAAGAATGACAATTGTCATCTTTGGAAAAGGGTTTACGCCTTAATTTTGTCAGCGTTAAATTAAAAAACAATTCAAGTTCAGTATTTTTTCAATTTGTGTAATCGATTAAACTGCTGAAAAAAAACAAGATTAATATGAGTAAAGGAATTTATGTAGCAACATTAGAACCCAACAGCGGAAAGTCTGTTGTTGTATTGGGCTTAATGCGAATGCTCCTAGGGAAAACAGCAAAAGTAGGATATTTTAGGCCCATTATTGAAGATACCGAGGATGGTGAAATGGACAACCATATCAATACGGTTCTCTCCCATTTTGAAATAGACCTTAATTACAAAAAAACATTTGCGTTTACAAGAAACGAAGTCCTTAACTTATACAATAAAGGTAAAGCGGGTGATGTTATTGATGAAATCATCAAAAAATATAAATATCTTGAGGAAAATTTCGATTTTGTTTTGGTGGAAGGCACCGATTTTTCACATGAAAATTCGAGTTTGGAATTAGACATTAACATTCTTATTTCAAAAAACCTTGGCTTACCAGTCATTATAGTATGCCAAGGCGATGGCAAAATGGTTTCAGAGGTGGTAGACCACGTTCAGTTGGCGTACGACACCTTTAGGGAAGAAGTAGATGTATTGTCCATTATGGCAAATAAGGTAGCCCCTAATTCTGTAAACGACTTACAAGCCTTATTAAAAGAAAGAATTTCAGGAGGCACAGATGTTTCGGTAATCCCCAACATTCCAAGTTTAGCAAACCCTACGATTAAAGAGATTATCAAACAAGTAGATGGCGAAGTTCTACATGGTAAAGATTTACTAAATAACCAGGTTGACAGTTCCATTTTAGGAGCTATGCAACTACGTAACTTTTTAAATCACATAAAAGACAACTGCTTAATTATTACATCTGGCGATAGAGCAGATATACTTTTAGGAGGTATGCAGGCACATATTTCTAAAAACTACCCTAAAGTTGCTGGTATTGTGCTAACGGGTGGTTTAATTCCTGAAAACACCATCTTAAAATTAGTTGAAGGATTGTCTAGCGTAATTCCAATAATAAGCGTTAAGGAAGGAACTTTTGCAACTACTAATAAAATTGGAAAAATTAAAACAAGAATTTACGCCGATAACGTTGAAAAAATTGAAACCGCCATTGCTTCTTTCGAAAAACACATCGACACAGATAAACTAGCCAACGACCTGATTACTTTTAAGTCGGGTATTTTCACGCCACGAATGTTCCAATATAATTTATTGCAACGTGCCCTAAAAGACAAAAAACATATTGTTTTACCTGAAGGACACGACGAACGTATTTTACGTGCTGCAGCTCGATTAATTCACGCTCAAGTGGTCGATTTAACATTAATTGGCGAAGAAGATAAAATAACAGAACGCGTTAAAAATCTTGATATCCCTTTGGATTTGAATGAAGTTAATATCGTATCTCCCACAAAATCACCACATTTTGAAGATTACGTAAAAACCTTTTACGAACTGCGTAAGCACAAAAACGTAAACATGGATATGGCAAGAGATGCCATGTCTGATGTGTCCTATTTTGGCACC
This genomic stretch from Flavobacteriaceae bacterium GSB9 harbors:
- a CDS encoding aminotransferase class I/II-fold pyridoxal phosphate-dependent enzyme, whose translation is MIEVAKRLQTVEEYYFSKKLREVNLLIANGKPVINLGIGSPDMQPPKKVIDAILESFNNPGAHKYQSYQGLPELREAMAKFYKSNFSVNLSPSSEILPLMGSKEGIMHISMAYLNEGDEVLIPNPGYPTYQSVTKLVGAKGVLYELDEANNWLPDFEAIEKQDLSKVKLMWVNYPHMPTGANATKSLFEALVAFGKRNNILIVNDNPYSFILNDAPKSLLSVDGAKEVCLELNSLSKTFNMAGWRVGMVVGDSVHISNILKVKSNMDSGMFYGIQKGAIEALKCSSMWFATLNNVYQERRQLVWKLAEALNCTCDKNASGLFVWAKLPSHLKAEAFIDKVLKENHIFITPGTIFGTQGEGYIRFSLCAPTEVLEEAIERLQ
- the gldA gene encoding gliding motility-associated ABC transporter ATP-binding subunit GldA → MSIEVQGVSKTYGNQKALNNVSFKVKKPEIVGFLGPNGAGKSTMMKILTTYLNADDGDTQVNSYNVNNNAKQVQQSVGYLPEHNPLYLDLYIKEYLAFNASIYGVDKKRIKEVIELTGLTPEAHKKIGQLSKGYRQRVGLANALLHDPEVLILDEPTTGLDPNQLIDIRNLIKSIGQKKTVFLSTHIMQEVEAMCDRVIIINKGEIVADKKLKDLRDEKEQVVIVEFDYRVEDAFLLKLPKVKSVANTHGFIYEITFKTSEDMRSHVFDFAHDNQLKILQLNQKNASLESLFKDLTSN
- a CDS encoding prephenate dehydrogenase → MKNIYAIGVGLIGGSLAIDIKKNDPSVVIHGVSRKQTTLDKALELSIIDKKATLDDIENADLVIVSIPVDATVKLLPTILDKIPDTALVVDAGSTKVDICRAVENHPKRRNFLAMHPIAGTEHSGPSAAMEGLFVGKTNIVCEVEKTTFKLQEKALKLFADIGMRIRYMNPEAHDKHIAYVSHLSHISSFMLGKTVIEKEKNERDIFDMAGSGFASTVRLAKSSPEMWTPIFEQNKTNVIETLEEYISNLSHFKDMMKQNDFDGIFNEMKNTNHIKDILKGIS
- the pta gene encoding phosphate acetyltransferase; this translates as MSKGIYVATLEPNSGKSVVVLGLMRMLLGKTAKVGYFRPIIEDTEDGEMDNHINTVLSHFEIDLNYKKTFAFTRNEVLNLYNKGKAGDVIDEIIKKYKYLEENFDFVLVEGTDFSHENSSLELDINILISKNLGLPVIIVCQGDGKMVSEVVDHVQLAYDTFREEVDVLSIMANKVAPNSVNDLQALLKERISGGTDVSVIPNIPSLANPTIKEIIKQVDGEVLHGKDLLNNQVDSSILGAMQLRNFLNHIKDNCLIITSGDRADILLGGMQAHISKNYPKVAGIVLTGGLIPENTILKLVEGLSSVIPIISVKEGTFATTNKIGKIKTRIYADNVEKIETAIASFEKHIDTDKLANDLITFKSGIFTPRMFQYNLLQRALKDKKHIVLPEGHDERILRAAARLIHAQVVDLTLIGEEDKITERVKNLDIPLDLNEVNIVSPTKSPHFEDYVKTFYELRKHKNVNMDMARDAMSDVSYFGTMMIYKGHADGMVSGAVNTTQHTLRPALQFIKTKPGVNIVSSVFFMCLEDRVSIFGDCAINPNPNAEQLAEIAISSAQTALNFGVEPKVAMLSYSSGSSGKGEHVDKVREATEIAKAKAPELKIEGPIQYDAAVDMRIGKSKLPNSEVAGQASVLIFPDLNTGNNTYKAVQRETGALAIGPMLQGLNKPVNDLSRGCTADDIYSTVIITAIQAQDL
- a CDS encoding prephenate dehydratase — encoded protein: MIKTVAIQGIKGSFHHIVSQQFFENPVDCIDCLTFDRVVDALITKECDAAIMALENSIAGSIIPNYALIDKYKLHIVGEHYLDIQHNLMVWPGQKIEDIKEVYSHPMALLQCKEFFKQYPHIKLVEDKDTAEVAERIRNQELKGIGAIASTTAAEIFQLDVLAHSIQTIKHNETRFVIVKRVNSEVPESEINKASVKFEANHKRGSLATILNVMSDCRLNLTKIQSLPIVEKPWKYAFFVDVTFETYDDFKKAKSLIDIMADGFKILGEYKNAKL
- a CDS encoding bifunctional 3-deoxy-7-phosphoheptulonate synthase/chorismate mutase type II, with product MENTKEMRAWLDDLKLDHPLVIAGPCSAETEEQVLKIAHELKDTDVNYFRAGIWKPRTRPGNFEGVGALGLKWLQKVKAETGMKVCTEVANAAHVKLALEHDIDMLWIGARSTVSPFIMQEIADALEGTDKPVLIKNPVNPDLSLWLGGIERIYSSGVKNIGAIHRGFSTYEKTKYRNNPEWQLAIEFQNKFPDIPLISDPSHITGKRDMIFDVSQTALDLNYDGLMIETHYDPDNAWSDAAQQVTPSSLVQIMKDLKIRKETDSEAAYNKALENLRAQIDVVDNQIIDLLGKRMKAADGIGELKKKKNVAVLQSKRWNEILGKMVLEGEEHGLSEEFILRMFKAIHQESINHQEKIING